The following DNA comes from Pristis pectinata isolate sPriPec2 chromosome 8, sPriPec2.1.pri, whole genome shotgun sequence.
AGGCTGGCTGATTGGGTGGATGTTGCAGATGAaggtgaattggaattggtttattattgtcacctgtactgaggtacagtgaaaaacttgtcttgcgtactgtccATTCAAATCAATTCactacacggtgcattgaggtagtacagggtaaaacaacaacagaatgcagaataaagtgttacagttacagagaaagtgcggacagacaataaggtgcaaggtcataacaaggtagattgtgaggttctatcttgtcgtactaggggactgttcaatagtcttataacagcggggtagaagctgtccctgagcctggtggtacgtgctttcaggcttttgtatcttctgcccaatgggaggggggagaagagagaatgacccgggtggggtctttgattattgctggctgcttcactgaggcagcgggaagtgtagatggagtccatggaggggaggctgatgtccgtgatatgctgacctgtgtccacaactctgcaatttcttgcggtcccaggcagagcagttgctgtaccaagccgtgatgcatccatataggatgctttctatcgtgcatcgataaaaattgatgagggttgatggggacatgccaaatttctttagcctcctgaggaagtagaggcgctggtgagctttcttggctgtagtatctacgtgatttgaccaggacaggctgttggtgatgttcactcccaggaacttgaagctctcaaccctctcgacctcagcaccattgatgtagacgggtgcatgtacaccgccccctttcctgaagtcaatgaccagctctttagttttgttgacattgagggaaaggttgttgtcatgacaccatgtcactgagctctctctctccttcctgtactccaactcatcattatttgagatacggcccactaaagtggtatcatctgcaaacttgtagctggagttagagcagaatctggccacgcagtcatgagggTATAGGGAGTGATGCACTCTAGCTGGAAGAATAGGCAGAGACAGTTTAGACTAAATGGTGCCATTTTAAAGGGTGTTCATGAACAGGGACGAGGTGAGCTTGTGCATACGTCTTTGGAAGTGGCAGGTCTCATTGAGAGAATGGTTGGTAACAAGTGGAATCCTGGGATTCATAAGGAAGGGCttggagtacaagagcagggaggttctgtTGAATCTTTGTAAAAATGTTGGTGGGAGCATTGCATCTGATTCTAGTCACCATGCTCTAGGAAGGGTGTAAAGGTCCAAAGGAAGATGGGAAAACTTTACTGGAATgtctccagggatgagggatttcaactgcaaggatagactggagaaactggattGTCCTCCTTGAAGTGAAGAAGGTTGAGAGATTTCATGGAGGTGGACAAGGTCATGACGGCTTTAGACGGGGTTAATGAAGGgacactgttcccattggtggatagTTCAAGGGTCAGGAGACAGACTTAAAATTTTGGTCAGAAGTACGGGGAGGTGAGGAAAAGGCTTTAAATTTAGGGAACAGTTACAGTCTGGAGCTCACTAATGTGCAGATGGTGGAGTCGGTCAGGGCTTTCAGGAGGGAATTCGGTAGACGTGAGGACCATGGGAAAGCTGGAGTAggactgaagggattgctctACTAGGATCtgacatagactcgatgggctgaatagcctctgcTGTAACAATTCAAGTGAAGTCAGTCCAGAAAATGCTCAattctcagcagctcaggcagcgcaTGGGTTTTGTTGTGTTGAGGATTCTCCCTGTTGGTTACAAGGACTTGTATGCCTTGGTTTTGAGGCAAATCCATGAGTTTGATGGACTGACCCCACGTGATCCACATCTGCCTCGACTCTCTTGCCCCCAACACCACGATGCAGCTTGGAACAAGGTACAGTGTAGTTACTTGCAATATATGCATGTTCTGCACTTGGTCACGTCACTGAGGTGTTTCACATCAACAGACCAGGTCACCCCTTTCCCCAGGTGAACGCACATCAGTTGATGGGGACTTTGGGGCCCAGTGCAGGTGACGCACAGTAAATTAGTCCAAAACTGTAGGAAAACTTACCATAACCATTGATAGTAACCAAAATCCTGTTGGTGGTAAACTCCTGGTCTGGACTGTATAAACAAACCTCTTCTGTTTTTCAGGCTGTCAGCTGGTGAATTTGACGACGTCTTTAGCacagattctgatgacgaagagGATGTTGGAATCACTCCATCGCAGGCAGTGGTCCGCGAGGCCGACACAACCAAGGCCATAAGACAGTTCATTCAGTCGAACCCATCTCTCTACAGTGAGATCCTGCAGTACAAGCCCTTCGAGCTGTCCGACTTCCACCAGCAGCTCAAAGATAACGGCATAAAGGTTCCCAAAAGTAAGCTGGTGGATTTCCTTGATGCACAGTGCATCACCTTTACCACAGCCCGAGCAAGAAAGGAGATGATGCAGCGGAGAAAGCAGGGCACTGCAAAGTGGTGTCGGAGAAAGCCAGGCCACAGCaagaagagcaggataaaactGCTCGGCTAGAAGAACCAACCGTCTGCTGACACGCAAACACTGTACACTGTGTGTTCATTCAGGTTGGAGTTAATTGCCATGAGTACTCTCTGTGGGATATTTCACCAAGTCCACCCCATTCTCATGGTTTGGGATACGCTGGCCTCACTGGAACGTGTGTGATGTGGCAATGTTCTCATTACAGAGATCTGATCTAAGATGAACATTGTCACTTTCAGCCAAGCTGTGGTCAACAGTCTGAGATGATGTGAAATAAATTCAGTGCCTAGAAAGGCCTGCCAGTGAGAGTGGGCGGGGCCCGCCCGTGAGAGTGAGCAGGGCCAGCCCTGGGTGTCATTCAATGCCTGGCAGATCCTTCAGACTTGGAGCTGACCTCTCACTGATGGCCAGTTCCTGGTGTAGAATTGTGCTCGCGTTGGGCAGGCATCGACAGCACTCGAATGGGAAAGTAAAGGCTTTCTTCAATGGGATTGATCCAGCAAACGTACTTAACTCCTACACTGGGTTCTCCTTTAATCTGTAGCCCTGGCCAGAAACCTCACTGTTCAAAATATCCACATTTTTGTATTTaattgtatattaaaaaaatgttcaaaacttTGTAGCCGtgaaattgaggaaaaaaaagcaatgttttGAATTTTGGATGTGAGATTTGCTTCACCAGTGATGCTGATTTTTCTACAGTACCTAAAATAGACTTTCATTTTGAGAGTTTTGATAAGCATTGATGACCTTGTTCATTTTTACTTAGAACAtacgttgtgtgtgtgtgtgtgtgtactacTATCATTTTGTGCTGGTTTCCAATCTCTACCACTGATAATGGACCAAGAGTTGTATTTAATGTTACTGAACTGTACTGATATTTTCTATGAGATTCAGCTGTATGGTAGCAGAATGCAActatttattttagaaaaagcAAAATACACTTTTAATCATGTATTTTCTAACCTCCACGAACTCCCTATCTGTGCAGCGAAGGGAAGTGTCTTGCAGACTGTTAAGTGATTTTTATTTATCTCTGTGTTCACAGAATCTGGCAATGCCAgcgtttactgcccatccctcactTCCCCAGATTTGAGGAGAGGATCAGGAGTCAGTCTTATCAGTGGGTCTGGATCACATGGGCCTGACTAGGCAAGGACAGCGGAATTATAGATGGATCAGACAGGTTTTTACAGAATCTGTTAGTTCCAAAGTCACTATCTCAGATTGGAATTCCAGATTTAATGACCCACTGCTGTTGTGGGATGTGAATTTGTATCTATGTCCATGTGAATATCAGATCACTTTGCAATCTTGTGACAGTTGAGACAGGAAAAGGGCAAGTGATATGTTGCATCTTTGGTCCATAAGAGTtatctaatttaaaactaattacaTTTTATGATACTCTTTCATACTCTTTTGATGTTGTAAATTAAAACTGATTTCACACCTGATGGGGACTTCAGCCTCATTACTTCAGCATGTTGGAGTAGGATCTTTAGATAGAATGAGGAACCACAGTGGGGACAAATAAAACTCAATGTGGTTCAGATCCTGTGGAGCTCACGGGATATtcaaagttctgacaaagggtctctgacctgaaacattaactctgtttctcttcccacagatgctgctttgacttgctgggtatttcgtgcattttctgttttattctagatttccagtatctgcagatttgTTGTGTTTCCACAGCCAGTGGTGTCTGGAATCCTGGCAGTGTTGATGCCCAGGATCCAAAAGTCTGCTCTACCCAGGATTTCATTACACAGATCCTCTTCTAGAATTGTTACAGTACTGAAGGCTGTCTGGCTTAAGGAGCCAAACCAGCTTTCCATAAGGAAAATCCAGCTGCTCCCATTCTCCAGTTCTTTTCCTGTGACTAAacttttttattttcaggttCTTAGTTAAATCCATTTCTAAACCAACAATTGAATTGGGTTCCCTCACCCTTTCATGCAGGAAGGAATGTGCACTGATACGGGTGAATCTTCCTTGATTGGATCTCTCAGTTGTTGCTAAAGTTCCTGGCTGATCCAGCCAATGTTGACATTTCAGCcttacaaaagcaaaacaatgcaGCTGTAGGAAgtctgaaattgaaacagaaaatgctggggatactcagcaggtcaggcagcatctgtggatgcagaaacaaagttaacatttcgggtccaaGACCTTTCCTGTCCAGGAGATGAGGTACCTTTCCCAGATCAAACAATAACTCAATGAGGGGACTGATAATCAAATGTAATGATGAAACGAAGGTAGATatgctttactctttggagaggaggatgagaggagacatgatagaggtgtacaaaatattaagaggaatagatagagtggacagccagcacctctttcccagggcaccaatgctcaatacaagagggcatggctttaaagtaatgggtgggaagttcaagggagatatcagaggaaggtttttttttacccagagagtggttggggcgtggaatgcgctgcctggggtggtggtggaggcaggtacattggtcaaattcaagagattgctagataagcatatggaggaatttaaaagtggggtatgtgggaggaaggggttagatagtcttaggtgcggtttaaaagtcagcacaacattgtgggccgaagggcctgtattatgctgcactgttctatgattccaagagagcaagttgtgaggaggaggcAGTGTCGGCAAAGGGATGTagacaggttaaatgagtggggaAATGTCAGGGTTTGAAGGTATTATTTGAATGGAGAGGGATGACAAGATGCTGCTGTACAGAGGGTCTGGGCCTTGCCCATGAAACAGAGTTAGTAAACAgggaggtaaatggaatgttggcctctaTTGCAAAGGGGATGAAGTGTAAAACTAGAGAGGTTTGGCTCCAGTTTTGAAGGGTAttaattggtgagaccaagcctGGAGCACTGTGAATACTtaaaggagggatatacttgtaCAGGAGGCAGTTCAGTAGGTTGATTCCTAGAATAAAGAGGCACTGTGGATACTtaaaggagggatatacttgtaCAGGAGGCAGTTCAGTAGGTTGATTCCTAGAATAACTGGGCAGTCTCATGCAGAATGGTTGAGGATCTTGGGTCTatactcttgagtttagaaagaATTAGATGTGATCTTtgaagggggcttgacagggttgatgctgAGACTTCCATTCATGGGGAAACTTTAATTGGGAgcaatttcagaataaggtggaaatgaggaggaatttattcgaGGGTCATGAatgtttagaattctctacctcagagttTGGTGGTggtgtcactgaatatattcaaaaagctaaaacaaagtgctggaaacactcagcaggtcaggcagcatctgtggagagagaaaatgagttaatgtttcaggttgaaggatcttttgtttcagatttccaggccctgcattttgtttttgatgttCAAAGATATCCAAGGCTTGGATAGCCCTTTGGTCTACGGGAGAGTTGAAGGTGAGGGAGAACAGGCAGGAGACTGGAACTGAGGCCAAGCTTGGATCAGCCAGGGTCTGAGTGAGCAGGAGGctgagcaggcttgaaaggctgaatggccaatAGGTCCTATTTCCTTTGATTACCACCATCAAATGTTGTTCACCCTCCTGCAGCATGTTACTTTGATGAAATTAAATAATATGATGTGATACAATTGATTGACCCTTCTGTAGTGTGGTGGTAATAGCAAGTGCACTGTGCTCACAGGAGTCTGTACTAATCAAAATCTCTATATCACCTCAGCAGATGGTTGTAGCACACCCACTGAAGCAGTTAGTGGAGTGTGTCCAGGACTTCAGAGAGGGTTAAAATGAATAGAGCTGGtctaggggagagagagagagatcccaaAAATTTcacagccattcggcccaactagtccctcCTGGTATTTATGGGCCACACAAGCTTCCTGACTCTTTGTGCTCTTTCACGTAATGTTATCGATCTTCCCTTAAGATGTCCTGTGATGTGAAGGTGACAGTGGTGTGGGTAAAACTGTTCAGCTCTGCTCAGTTTTATCCTTGACTGTGTATCACAGGCTCTGTTCCAGGAAGTTGTGGCCAGAGCACGTAGTGCACGTTCCATTGATGGTAACTGGCTCGATTAGGTTTAGTCAGTCTGTAGTTTAATGTTTAACCAAAAGGAATGTTAAGGTGAAGTGTGATTGCTCCAGAGCCTCAGGTACAGAGGTCAGCACAAAGCACTCGTCCCACTCCCTAATGTACAGACAGTCAGAACATGAACAAACTCCAGAGCTTCCTAGATGACAGAAGAAATAGAGGATttaaaaaagactgtgtacaagTGTCAGGTTGTAAGTACCAGCGGGAACCAGGCTGATCACAGAATCGGAGGGGAAGTGAAAGATTAGTAAATGAGGctgtttcagagggcagttattcATGTTGCAGACTCTCTCTCACGGCCCGGACCAGGTAAGGACGAAAGACAATAATGAACCCATGTTTCAAGCACAAAGTCTTTAACCTGACATGTTAAAttgtatttccctctccacagtagctgacctactgagtatttccagtatttgtagtTTACTGCTTCAGGGTCTTaggacaatctggtagtttcattgtCACCAACATCGTGACTATtcactttaatttaaattcccctgctgcTGTAGTGGTGGGATCAAAAGCCCAGTAACCTAATCATTCTGCAACTGCATCACCATGTAATCCAACACAAAGTCAAAagataaaatctgaaaatatatttatatttccaTTGAAGGACAGGTACATAAAGTCTAGTAAAATTCACAAGTGTTTACACTTGAGTAGATGGAATTTGCCACAGGAAACAGAACATACAAGTGACAGCTTAATTAACACTGGCTCCTACCCCCTCCTCAACCTTTGTACCTGGGACCTGGAGTCCCAGTGCTTGTACTGAGAACTCCCACACTGGGTGACCACAAGGCACTCTGTTGTCAGATGCAGGGGCCGGAGAATTAATCAGACATTCAATGAGCAAAACCAGCTTGTTACTTCTCACGATGCTCCAACTGAGTCTTCAGGCAGTGACTCCGACTGCCCATGTCTGTCCCAGAGAGGATGCATTTCCTCTGCTGGGGCCAAGGCACATTGGTGGACAATGCCCAGGGAGCAAATCGCTAACCCACTGGTAGCCAGGAGCTGCAGTGGGAAGCTGACCTGCTTATTAGTGTTTGATTCCTCATGCTCTACACCCCAGCAGTAAGGTAGGTTAGTGAGAACACATCAGTGTGTGTGTACTAATGGCCACTCCATCCATCATTAAAGGTTAGTAGCAGGAACCAGTGCTGATCGGAGTGCTTGGACACTGGTGAGGCACTTAGCTCTAAGAAGTTCAGTCTCTGGACCACAACTATATAATATATTAATACCTTTTTAATCAAAAATGTACATCCTAGAATAGTTAAACAATactacagttaaaaaaaatacttttttctttaaaagaaagtaCTGTTTGGCCAGGACTGGGAGTATTTGAGTGACTCTTGCTGGTGATGGCGTCTTTGTCTGTCAGATATCAACACATTTACTAAACCAAATACAAATCAGCTGGGATCAGTCTAACCAaggggcaaaatggcctcctccagTCCCTGGAGCAGGAACCACAGTTGAAGTCTCAGTTAAGGATCAGAAAAACTCAGCGGTTAAGGAGATAACTTAGTGTAAATGAGACCAGAACCACCAGTACGATCAGGAGAAATCCCAGCAGCTACAGTGGGCAGGATCTGAAACAAGCGTCTCTCACCGATGCTCAGTACACTTAACAAAGGTACTGACGATACATAGGTAGGATCAAACAGCAGCAAATTAGGTCACGGATTCTCTCTGTGCTCAAGGTGTCTGCAAAATAATCTGGTTTTTCCAGGACTGagattgtgaaaatcaaaactaTAAACGGAGGTTCTGTGCTGGTCAGAGGCAGCTGGTTGGGGAGAAGGGTCTAACACTACACATGGGGAGAAATCACTCTCTCTGGTACACTGGGATGGGGGGGAAACACATTCATTCTCTGTTAGGGAGGGACACGCCCTCACTCTCCCTGTGGTACAGTTCAGCCAGTAACTGAGTGCACAATGTCAGTGCAATTTTGGTTTGGTTTGACTCACCCAAACCCTCAAGCAACAATATTGAAAAGGACATGAACACCCTTGAGTGTTATTTAAGTGGAAAAATACACTGCAAACTATTTACATTGAGATGTAAATTCTTGTACAAAAATAGTATGAGAAACATTTGGTTTCTCAAATGTGCCTGAAGAGCCCGACGCAGAGAGGGACTTTACAATCAATGCTGAGACTAAAATAGCGTTTTTACAAAAAAGATCACCAGAAAAACAGCAGTCTAGCCAGGAGCCTGCCAGGAGAAATGACTAGTGACTTGGAGGTTTGGATGGGGAACAGGTAACAAGAGGACAGGAGTCCAAACCCTGAGACGAGACAGTGCTGACTGTGGCAGGGGAGCGAGTTAACCTCACTCCTGACTGTGGTCAGGGAGTGATTAAACCTCACTCCCGACTGATGGGGGAGTGAACTAGCCTCACTCCTATCTGGTCAACCCCTGCTCATGGATACCATGAGCAGCAGCAGCGAGGAGGAGCCACTCCTGCGGGTTTGCTGCGTCTGTTGAAACGTTTGGCAGCACACTGCTCGATCCGTTCCTCCAACTTTAGCTCCGTCACTCCTTCCAACCCGAGTTGGCGCTGGGCAGCCCGTTCTCCTTGCTGAGCTCCGTCTCCAGGACCACCAGACACTCTGTACCAGCCAGCTCCATCCCGCTATTTGTGTCGGGCCAGTGCTTTGTAAAGGGCGAGTGCGAGGAAGGCAGTGACTGTGGCTCCCAGTGTGACCTGCAGCCAGAAGGAAGAGGCGCTGAGCTCTGCTTCATTCAGGTTGctgtgaaggtgagagggagggagttatTACCACACGGATGGGACATTCAGCTCGTCAGTCCATTCCCCCACAGATTATTTTCCCTCTGGCACCTCCCCAATCTGGTCTGGAAATCCTGGATTGATGTGAGCTCTGGTCCCCACCTGATAACAGTCCACTCCCTCACACCACAGGCACCGGGCACCAACCCATTACCCTTCCCGATTACTTCCTGTACGCTAACCTTTTGTGTTTAATATACTGGGACCCCCAAACCCCTTGTAATCTCATCCCATCCGTCCTTTCAAAGTGGAGAACCTCCCATTTTTCCAccttgtgctccatctgccaacttttgcccattcatttaaccagCACCCTCAGCCCTTCATCCAACTCACTAACAAGGACTGTAGATAGTAGATCCCCACTAGTTACAGATACGCTACATCTGCCGCTTC
Coding sequences within:
- the slx4 gene encoding structure-specific endonuclease subunit SLX4, translated to MPWNSRDLAGVYGIRGCGSGHQPPLSKDPGLNQLSSSQSSSSSAVSGDSCQSERLSAGEFDDVFSTDSDDEEDVGITPSQAVVREADTTKAIRQFIQSNPSLYSEILQYKPFELSDFHQQLKDNGIKVPKSKLVDFLDAQCITFTTARARKEMMQRRKQGTAKWCRRKPGHSKKSRIKLLG